From one Mycolicibacterium sp. HK-90 genomic stretch:
- a CDS encoding alkene reductase, which yields MTQKLNADAALLQPIQVGDTVATNRLFMAPLTRSRADADGTPSPLAAQYYTQRAGAGLIISEATAVAETANGAYLNTPGLYTDRHQHGWADIADSVHAAGGKMFVQLWHVGRMAHPEISGFESVAPSAIAADVVAHTPTGKKPLQTPRALDTAEVPAIVEQFRAAARRAIDAGMDGVEIHGANGYLLHQFASDVVNQRTDAYGGSPENRARLTAEVVEAVVDEIGAGRVGLRISPGNTAGGMREDDTVGTYEALLERIAPLDLAYLHVLIDPAEHTFGVIRALWSGTFVLNTGRATGTDFAQLEGYIQWGAISAAAVGRAYLANPDLIDRLVLGAELNEPDMSTFYAPGPVGYTDYPTLMAIEEPRSA from the coding sequence GTGACCCAGAAACTGAACGCCGACGCCGCGCTGCTGCAGCCGATCCAGGTCGGTGACACCGTCGCAACCAACCGGCTGTTCATGGCACCGCTGACGCGTTCGCGCGCCGATGCCGACGGCACCCCGTCACCGCTGGCCGCGCAGTACTACACGCAGCGCGCCGGTGCGGGCCTGATCATCAGTGAGGCCACGGCCGTCGCCGAGACCGCCAACGGCGCCTACCTGAACACCCCGGGCCTCTACACCGACCGCCATCAGCACGGCTGGGCCGACATCGCCGACTCAGTGCACGCCGCGGGCGGCAAGATGTTCGTCCAGCTGTGGCACGTCGGCCGCATGGCACATCCCGAGATCAGTGGGTTCGAGTCCGTCGCGCCCTCGGCGATCGCGGCCGATGTGGTCGCCCACACGCCCACCGGCAAGAAGCCGCTGCAGACGCCGCGTGCACTCGACACCGCCGAGGTCCCGGCCATCGTCGAACAGTTCCGGGCCGCCGCGCGTCGCGCGATCGATGCCGGCATGGACGGCGTCGAGATCCACGGGGCCAACGGCTACCTGCTGCACCAGTTCGCCTCCGATGTGGTCAACCAGCGCACGGATGCCTACGGCGGTTCGCCGGAGAACCGGGCCCGGCTGACCGCCGAGGTGGTCGAGGCCGTCGTCGACGAGATCGGCGCGGGCCGGGTCGGGCTGCGCATCTCGCCCGGGAACACCGCCGGCGGCATGCGGGAGGACGACACCGTCGGCACCTACGAGGCGTTGTTGGAGCGCATCGCGCCGCTCGACCTGGCCTACTTGCACGTGCTCATCGACCCGGCCGAGCACACGTTCGGGGTCATCCGTGCGCTGTGGTCGGGCACGTTCGTGCTCAACACCGGCCGCGCCACCGGCACCGACTTCGCTCAACTGGAGGGCTACATCCAGTGGGGTGCGATCAGCGCGGCCGCGGTCGGGCGGGCATACCTGGCCAACCCGGACCTGATCGACCGGCTGGTCCTGGGCGCCGAGCTCAACGAGCCCGACATGTCGACCTTCTATGCGCCCGGTCCGGTCGGTTACACCGACTATCCGACGTTGATGGCGATCGAGGAGCCCCGCTCGGCCTGA
- a CDS encoding pyridoxal phosphate-dependent aminotransferase, protein MTVQRLQPFAVTIFAEMSALAVRLGAVNLGQGFPDEDGPAEMLKVAQNAIAEGHNQYPPGLGIPELRTAIAAQRKRHYDIDYDPDTEVLVTVGATEAIAASVLGLVEPGSEVLVIEPFYDSYSPVIAMAACVRKAVPLVAAGAGFAIDIDALRRAITPRTRALILNSPHNPTGAVASDAELRAIAALAVEHDLLVISDEVYEQLVFGVEHRPVAGYPGMAERTVTISSAAKMFNVTGWKVGWACGPADLIAGVRAAKQYLTYVGGSPFQPAVAHALNHEDGWVADLRQSFEAKRDRLGSALADIGFEVHDSRGTYFLCADPRPLGYSDSTQFCAELPHKAGVAAIPMSAFCEPEAPHADLWNHLVRFAFCKRDDTMDEAIRRLEVLRI, encoded by the coding sequence ATGACCGTTCAACGGCTGCAGCCCTTCGCCGTCACCATCTTCGCGGAGATGTCTGCGCTGGCCGTCCGGCTGGGCGCGGTCAACCTGGGTCAGGGCTTCCCCGACGAGGACGGCCCGGCCGAGATGCTCAAGGTCGCGCAGAACGCCATCGCCGAGGGCCACAACCAGTACCCGCCCGGACTCGGCATCCCGGAACTGCGCACCGCGATCGCCGCGCAACGCAAGCGCCACTACGACATCGACTACGACCCCGATACCGAGGTGCTGGTGACCGTCGGCGCCACCGAAGCCATCGCCGCGTCGGTGCTCGGTCTGGTCGAGCCGGGCTCGGAAGTTCTGGTGATCGAACCGTTCTACGACTCCTACTCCCCCGTGATCGCGATGGCCGCCTGCGTGCGCAAGGCCGTGCCCCTGGTGGCCGCCGGTGCCGGGTTCGCGATCGACATCGACGCCCTGCGCCGCGCGATCACTCCCCGGACCCGGGCGCTGATCCTGAACTCGCCGCACAACCCGACCGGCGCGGTGGCCTCCGATGCCGAGTTGCGTGCCATCGCGGCCTTGGCCGTCGAACATGACCTGCTGGTGATCAGCGACGAGGTGTACGAACAGCTGGTGTTCGGGGTCGAGCACCGACCGGTGGCCGGCTACCCGGGCATGGCCGAGCGCACCGTGACGATCTCCAGCGCCGCCAAGATGTTCAACGTCACCGGCTGGAAGGTCGGCTGGGCGTGTGGGCCTGCCGATCTGATCGCCGGGGTGCGTGCCGCCAAGCAGTACCTCACCTACGTGGGCGGCAGCCCGTTCCAACCCGCGGTGGCCCACGCCCTCAACCACGAGGACGGCTGGGTGGCCGATCTGCGTCAATCATTCGAGGCCAAGCGAGACAGGCTGGGCAGTGCACTCGCCGACATCGGCTTCGAGGTGCACGACAGCCGCGGCACGTACTTCCTGTGCGCCGACCCGCGGCCACTGGGCTACTCCGACAGCACGCAGTTCTGCGCCGAGCTGCCCCACAAGGCCGGGGTGGCCGCGATCCCGATGTCGGCGTTCTGCGAACCAGAGGCTCCGCATGCCGATCTGTGGAATCACTTGGTGCGCTTCGCTTTCTGCAAGCGTGACGACACCATGGACGAGGCGATCCGACGCCTCGAGGTGTTGCGAATCTAG
- a CDS encoding WhiB family transcriptional regulator: protein MSRTLFDSQPPLEIVARQAIRNIAVSRPAIPVYRSPRNLPPPALDEWSWQLRGLCRDHPSEVFFPDEVRGRPLRRREDAAKAICRQCPVLERCRAHALSAPEPYGIWGAMTARERAVELSGES from the coding sequence GTGTCCCGTACGCTTTTCGACAGCCAGCCGCCGCTGGAAATCGTTGCGCGACAGGCGATACGCAATATCGCCGTCAGTCGTCCGGCGATTCCGGTCTACCGCTCGCCGCGCAACCTGCCGCCACCAGCGCTCGATGAGTGGAGTTGGCAGCTGCGCGGCCTCTGCCGGGATCATCCGTCGGAGGTGTTCTTCCCGGATGAGGTCCGGGGACGTCCGCTGCGCCGGCGCGAGGACGCGGCCAAGGCGATCTGCCGGCAGTGCCCGGTGCTGGAGCGGTGCCGCGCGCATGCCCTCTCCGCTCCCGAGCCCTATGGGATCTGGGGTGCGATGACGGCCAGGGAGCGCGCCGTCGAGCTCAGCGGCGAAAGCTAG